A portion of the Rhinolophus sinicus isolate RSC01 linkage group LG03, ASM3656204v1, whole genome shotgun sequence genome contains these proteins:
- the NUPR2 gene encoding nuclear protein 2: MDLAIPRTQAQAQPPRPEAVSSEEELYDCVDYLCDFPACGAGRSKGRTRRERELRTNWPVPGGHERKIAQKLLNGQRKRRQRQQQPRPRSRLT, encoded by the coding sequence ATGGACCTGGCCATTCCTAGGACCCAGGCTCAGGCCCAACCGCCGCGGCCGGAGGCGGTGAGCTCAGAAGAGGAGCTGTACGACTGCGTCGATTACCTGTGTGACTTCCCGGCCTGCGGTGCTGGGCGCAGTAAGGGCCGGACTCGGCGCGAGCGGGAACTCCGCACCAATTGGCCAGTGCCTGGTGGCCACGAGCGCAAAATCGCACAGAAGCTCCTCAACGGCCAGCGCAAGCGTCGCCAGCGCCAGCAGCAGCCCCGGCCGCGCTCTCGCCTCACCTGA